From Virgibacillus natechei, the proteins below share one genomic window:
- the ftsA gene encoding cell division protein FtsA — translation MNNSDVLVSLDIGTSKIKVIIGEVLNDSLNIIGVGTAKSNGMKKGAIVDIDQTVHSIRNAVEQAERMVGMEIDRVVVGINGNHIQLQPCHGVVAVQSEDREIGEEDITRVIDGAQVVSIPPEREIVDVIPKQFIVDGLDEINDPRGMIGVRLEMEGTIITCSKTVLHNTLKCVERANLQVSDICLQPLASGTIALSADEKNMGVALIDVGGGCSTVSIFENDHLASTSVVNLGGDNITKDLSIGLRTSTEEAEDIKLNYGHAFYDTAREDETFEASIIGSDTKQSYNQLQISDMIEARLEEIYAFADREIRKMGYQQLPGGYVLTGGIMTMPGVSELAQDLFHSNVRIAIPDYIGVREPQFTAGVGILQFAYRNAKIQGKELFPSVIVNPNEQKPKKIKKQPKSNDSKEKKKKESGIANLFKYFFD, via the coding sequence TTGAACAACAGTGACGTACTAGTGAGCCTTGATATAGGGACATCAAAAATTAAAGTAATAATTGGAGAAGTGTTAAATGATTCGTTGAATATAATTGGAGTAGGTACTGCCAAATCTAATGGTATGAAAAAAGGTGCTATTGTAGATATTGATCAAACCGTACATTCGATTAGGAATGCAGTTGAACAAGCCGAACGCATGGTAGGAATGGAGATTGACCGCGTGGTCGTAGGCATTAATGGAAATCACATTCAATTGCAGCCTTGCCATGGTGTGGTAGCTGTTCAGAGTGAAGACCGCGAAATTGGAGAAGAAGATATTACAAGAGTAATTGATGGAGCTCAAGTTGTTTCCATTCCGCCAGAACGAGAGATCGTTGATGTAATACCGAAGCAATTTATTGTTGATGGTTTAGATGAAATAAATGATCCTAGAGGTATGATTGGTGTCCGTTTAGAAATGGAAGGAACAATTATTACTTGTTCAAAAACTGTTTTGCATAATACATTGAAATGTGTGGAACGAGCAAATTTACAAGTATCTGATATTTGCCTACAGCCTCTTGCATCGGGGACTATTGCTTTATCAGCCGATGAAAAGAATATGGGGGTAGCTCTTATAGATGTTGGTGGTGGTTGTTCTACTGTATCTATCTTTGAAAATGACCATTTAGCATCTACCAGTGTTGTTAATCTGGGTGGAGACAATATAACAAAGGATTTATCCATTGGTCTTAGAACATCAACGGAAGAAGCAGAGGACATAAAATTAAATTATGGACATGCATTTTATGATACTGCACGGGAAGATGAAACATTTGAGGCTTCTATTATAGGTAGTGATACAAAACAATCCTATAATCAGTTGCAAATTTCTGATATGATTGAAGCAAGACTAGAAGAAATCTATGCATTTGCAGATAGGGAAATTCGAAAAATGGGTTACCAACAATTACCTGGTGGATATGTTTTAACAGGTGGTATAATGACAATGCCTGGCGTTTCTGAACTTGCACAGGATCTATTTCACTCGAATGTACGTATTGCTATACCGGATTACATAGGTGTTAGAGAGCCACAGTTTACAGCAGGTGTAGGGATATTGCAATTCGCCTATCGTAATGCGAAAATACAGGGAAAAGAATTATTCCCCTCTGTTATCGTTAATCCAAATGAGCAAAAACCCAAGAAAATAAAAAAACAGCCAAAATCTAATGATTCGAAAGAAAAAAAGAAAAAAGAATCCGGAATTGCTAATTTATTTAAATATTTCTTTGATTAG